One stretch of Holophagaceae bacterium DNA includes these proteins:
- a CDS encoding ComEC/Rec2 family competence protein — MAWALAAACALPWLLPEDWAGHLGMPWIIGGWFVVVSTSALIRHKKLAAVPLAAVLVWGVFGNLRQRALWEAGLPSDVQVIEGRIDALWALRGDQLVSALEISSPPALEGNRWRIAIPWPGDQERIAPPLPGTPVRLRAELRPVDPAPRFLVERPLWRARSDRTPRRIHLASALQFEILGAPKPTPLLRLQSFVRAKFEALPLTDPTARDLWGALALGISPVHEETTSAFAESGTLHILIVSGLQVTLVMAAVQALLRRLLGRGGSVGAVAAGIAYAAVVGFSAPVWRGLFMGLAWAMGGASGWKLPPVLGLHLALLLWLLGHPAAGCEPGFLLAWWALLALIWGAEPLAGLMAPMLGKHALAAARFLAPWMATLPLLALFHGGVPLWGAVANVAVLPLIALLTPVCLFLTLVPVPGMVQGIGLLLAWTGGVFVPFFAHVTPLATARLWPWILLILGWLGLAHAQARMARTRAWILALLAGSVLLLAMGGTGRKATALSLEAMDIGQGDALLLRIPGGEATLIDTGPAPWAARRIARVLSRRGVTEPVRLVITHPHGDHAGGWATLSRLRSFTTTALPETADAEDPWVAFRPAGDQARGRLRRGDEWPVGPATVSVRWPPKPFDLPDANMVSAVLRVRWQDREIWLMGDALRIQERDLMELGEPGRAMNEGDRPVASLPLRPPRAPHVVSRQSPATTSASYHRLLKAGHHGSRSASDPGWIRLLSPEAAIITAGRRNRFDHPHGETLEILHEAMVPAFVTGAARGVRVEAAQSGWNVECGDGRRASVALTPGQARPRP; from the coding sequence TTGGCCTGGGCTCTGGCCGCCGCCTGTGCGTTGCCTTGGCTGCTGCCTGAGGATTGGGCGGGCCATCTGGGAATGCCCTGGATCATCGGCGGCTGGTTCGTGGTGGTCTCGACCTCCGCGCTGATCCGCCACAAGAAGCTGGCGGCGGTTCCCCTGGCTGCGGTCCTCGTCTGGGGCGTCTTCGGCAACCTGCGCCAGAGGGCCCTCTGGGAAGCCGGGCTGCCGTCCGATGTGCAGGTGATCGAGGGCCGCATCGACGCCCTCTGGGCCTTGCGGGGCGATCAACTGGTCAGCGCATTGGAAATCTCCTCCCCCCCTGCCCTGGAAGGCAACCGATGGCGCATCGCGATCCCCTGGCCGGGCGACCAGGAGCGGATCGCTCCACCGCTTCCCGGCACCCCAGTGCGGCTGCGGGCGGAACTGCGGCCCGTGGATCCGGCCCCGCGGTTCCTGGTGGAGCGCCCGCTCTGGCGGGCCAGGAGCGATCGCACCCCGCGCCGCATCCACCTCGCTTCGGCCCTGCAATTCGAAATCCTGGGCGCGCCAAAACCAACCCCGCTCCTGCGGCTGCAGTCATTCGTGCGGGCGAAGTTCGAAGCGCTGCCGTTGACGGATCCCACCGCCCGGGATCTCTGGGGCGCCCTGGCCCTGGGCATCTCGCCCGTGCACGAAGAAACGACCTCGGCCTTCGCGGAGAGCGGGACTCTGCACATCCTGATCGTCTCGGGGCTCCAGGTGACCCTGGTGATGGCCGCCGTGCAGGCTCTGCTTCGCCGGCTGCTGGGCCGTGGAGGCTCCGTGGGCGCCGTGGCGGCTGGCATCGCCTATGCGGCGGTGGTGGGTTTTTCCGCGCCGGTGTGGCGGGGGCTCTTCATGGGCCTCGCCTGGGCGATGGGCGGCGCCAGCGGCTGGAAGCTGCCGCCGGTCCTGGGCCTCCACCTGGCCCTGCTGCTTTGGCTCCTCGGGCATCCCGCCGCTGGCTGCGAACCTGGGTTCCTGCTGGCCTGGTGGGCCCTGCTGGCCTTGATCTGGGGGGCCGAACCCCTGGCAGGCCTGATGGCTCCGATGCTGGGAAAGCATGCGCTTGCAGCCGCCCGCTTCCTGGCGCCCTGGATGGCGACGCTGCCGTTGCTGGCCCTGTTCCATGGCGGTGTCCCGTTGTGGGGAGCCGTGGCGAATGTGGCGGTGCTCCCTCTGATCGCCCTGCTGACGCCGGTCTGCCTTTTTCTGACCTTGGTCCCGGTCCCAGGCATGGTGCAGGGTATCGGCCTCCTGCTGGCCTGGACCGGCGGAGTCTTCGTACCCTTTTTCGCCCATGTCACGCCCCTGGCCACCGCCCGGCTATGGCCGTGGATTCTGTTGATCCTCGGCTGGCTTGGGCTGGCCCATGCCCAGGCCCGGATGGCCCGTACCCGGGCCTGGATCCTTGCGCTGCTGGCCGGGTCGGTCCTCCTGCTCGCCATGGGCGGCACGGGCCGAAAAGCCACCGCCCTGAGCCTCGAAGCCATGGATATCGGCCAGGGGGATGCCCTGCTGCTGCGGATTCCCGGCGGCGAGGCGACCCTGATCGACACAGGACCAGCTCCATGGGCCGCGAGGCGCATCGCCAGGGTCCTGAGCCGCCGCGGCGTCACCGAGCCGGTGCGCCTGGTCATCACCCATCCCCATGGCGACCACGCCGGAGGATGGGCCACGCTGTCAAGGTTGCGGTCCTTCACTACGACGGCGCTTCCTGAGACCGCCGACGCGGAAGATCCCTGGGTTGCCTTCAGGCCCGCCGGAGACCAGGCCAGGGGCAGGCTGCGCCGCGGGGACGAATGGCCGGTGGGGCCGGCGACCGTGTCGGTGCGATGGCCGCCGAAACCCTTCGACCTGCCGGACGCCAACATGGTGTCCGCCGTGTTGCGGGTGCGGTGGCAGGATCGCGAGATCTGGCTCATGGGCGACGCGCTGAGGATCCAGGAGCGGGATCTCATGGAACTCGGCGAACCGGGGCGCGCCATGAACGAGGGGGACCGCCCGGTCGCTTCGCTCCCTCTGCGTCCCCCTCGTGCTCCCCACGTGGTGTCCAGGCAAAGCCCGGCCACCACATCTGCGTCCTACCACCGCCTTTTGAAAGCGGGCCATCACGGCAGCCGGAGCGCCAGCGATCCCGGCTGGATCCGGCTGCTTTCACCGGAAGCCGCGATCATCACCGCGGGACGCCGCAACCGCTTTGATCATCCCCATGGGGAGACCCTGGAAATTCTGCATGAGGCGATGGTCCCCGCCTTCGTCACCGGAGCGGCGCGCGGTGTGCGCGTGGAGGCGGCGCAGAGCGGTTGGAACGTGGAATGCGGCGACGGCCGGCGGGCCTCCGTTGCGCTCACTCCAGGTCAAGCGCGCCCGAGGCCCTGA
- a CDS encoding energy transducer TonB encodes MASYTRLGSFLMASELTADPIGRIQRGVSIVGSAFDHHWLVRTFSEELLQAGLAAKLGEASKLLPQLSGSKAFGQGYRIESAAPAHVACDYVPGRTLAQMIEKAKIEQIPLGVDHALSILQGIAQGVIHLHSKGLSHGSLTPHGVWVSFEGATEILDAPYSQAIRQILPKAPVTKGSLESYLRDTGGNALQQDFFSMGAMLYELLTFEKLPVMADPAFAASKATLKAAQEDTPVPPEILSLLKRLLGVGNPFESVQAFNTEMDHVLYDGDYSPTTFNMAFFMHTLFREENDRDGAAVKTEQADNFAAYSSEADSIHASRPHSEVSEAEEAQTTRVSKKGLYGGLAAVVAVVGVLGFFALRPKGESEEITKMRTELAQLQAAQAEKEQQLAGASQASKEKLDLLKKQQTEAKSAAEQAKLEQQIKEEERNKQELEQKKAELRKQQEEARTRAAQIAQASAAKPAPAAVAPKVEPKAEPKVEPPPPAAKPTPAVAEPPRPTPAVAQPQTAPTIVQETSAMALNKAQPNFPMRAKQMRFEVDKSHSVKVKVFVDAQGRPQKVTVISGVDGAWGFNEAAHDAASRSTYTPATRDGVPVAGFAIVEYVFGPSGRR; translated from the coding sequence ATGGCTAGCTACACAAGGCTCGGTTCCTTCCTCATGGCCAGCGAGCTGACAGCGGACCCGATCGGCCGCATCCAGCGGGGCGTGTCCATCGTGGGCAGCGCCTTCGACCATCATTGGCTCGTGCGCACCTTCTCCGAGGAGCTGCTGCAGGCGGGTCTGGCCGCGAAGCTGGGAGAAGCGAGCAAATTGCTGCCGCAACTCAGCGGGTCCAAGGCCTTCGGGCAGGGCTACCGCATTGAGAGCGCGGCGCCCGCCCATGTCGCCTGCGATTATGTGCCCGGCCGCACGCTGGCGCAGATGATTGAGAAGGCCAAGATCGAGCAGATTCCCCTCGGCGTGGACCATGCCTTGTCCATCCTCCAGGGCATCGCCCAGGGGGTGATCCATCTGCATTCGAAGGGTCTCAGCCATGGCTCCCTGACGCCCCACGGCGTCTGGGTGAGTTTCGAGGGAGCCACCGAGATCCTCGACGCTCCTTATTCACAAGCCATCCGCCAAATCCTGCCCAAGGCGCCAGTGACCAAGGGATCGCTGGAATCCTACCTGCGCGACACAGGCGGAAACGCCCTCCAGCAGGATTTCTTCTCCATGGGCGCGATGCTCTACGAACTGCTCACCTTCGAGAAGCTGCCCGTGATGGCCGACCCGGCTTTCGCCGCCAGCAAGGCGACACTCAAAGCCGCCCAGGAGGACACGCCGGTCCCGCCGGAAATTCTGAGCTTGCTGAAGCGGCTGCTGGGCGTCGGCAATCCCTTCGAGAGCGTCCAGGCCTTCAACACCGAGATGGACCACGTGCTCTACGACGGCGATTACAGTCCCACGACGTTCAACATGGCCTTCTTCATGCACACCCTTTTCCGCGAGGAAAACGACCGGGATGGCGCTGCCGTGAAGACCGAACAGGCCGACAACTTCGCGGCCTATTCCTCCGAAGCCGACAGCATCCATGCCTCCCGTCCCCATTCCGAAGTGAGCGAGGCCGAGGAGGCCCAGACCACCCGGGTCAGCAAGAAGGGGTTGTACGGCGGCCTTGCGGCGGTCGTCGCCGTCGTGGGTGTGCTTGGATTCTTTGCCCTGAGGCCCAAGGGCGAGAGCGAAGAGATCACCAAGATGCGCACCGAGCTGGCCCAGCTCCAGGCTGCGCAGGCCGAAAAAGAACAGCAGCTGGCCGGAGCTAGCCAGGCCAGCAAGGAGAAACTGGACCTCCTGAAGAAACAGCAGACCGAGGCGAAGTCGGCCGCGGAACAAGCCAAGCTGGAACAACAGATCAAGGAGGAAGAGCGCAATAAACAGGAACTGGAGCAGAAGAAGGCCGAACTGAGGAAACAGCAGGAAGAAGCCAGAACCAGGGCCGCCCAGATCGCCCAGGCTTCAGCTGCAAAGCCTGCCCCGGCGGCCGTGGCACCCAAAGTTGAGCCTAAGGCGGAGCCCAAGGTGGAACCGCCTCCACCGGCCGCCAAGCCGACGCCTGCGGTGGCAGAACCCCCCAGACCGACGCCAGCTGTGGCCCAGCCCCAAACGGCGCCCACCATCGTGCAGGAGACCTCTGCGATGGCTTTGAACAAGGCCCAGCCCAACTTCCCGATGCGGGCCAAACAGATGCGCTTCGAGGTGGATAAATCCCATTCCGTGAAGGTGAAAGTCTTCGTGGATGCCCAGGGCCGGCCGCAAAAAGTCACGGTCATCAGCGGCGTTGATGGCGCTTGGGGCTTCAATGAAGCCGCCCACGACGCAGCTTCCCGTTCGACCTACACGCCTGCTACCCGGGATGGCGTCCCCGTGGCTGGTTTCGCGATCGTGGAGTATGTGTTTGGACCCTCGGGCCGCCGTTGA